The stretch of DNA GCTCGATCGCAAGCCCGGAAGGCCGCTTCGCTGGCCCGGAGCTTGGCCATATTCGCAAGCGGGCCCACGTTCTGCCCGCCGTCGAATGCCCAGGCCGCCTTCTGCCACAGCAGTTCCGCCGCTTCGAGTTCAGAGTATGAGTCGGCCAATGGGTGTGCGATCGCCTGGTTCATGCCGATGGGACGATCGAAAACCACGCGCTCCTTGGCGTAGTGCACGGCCTTGTCGAGAGCCTGGCGCCCGATTCCGACAGACTCGGCCGCCAGCACGATGCGCTCGGGATTGAGTCCATCGAGCAGACAGCGGAAGCCCTGGCCGACTTCGCCGACCACGTCTGCATCGTCGACGGGCAGGTCGTGAATGAAGAGTTCATTCGAGTTGACCGCGTTGCGACCGCATTTGTCGATCGGTCGGATCTCAATGTGCTTCGGGTCCAGGTCGATCAAGAACAGCGTCATGCCGTGGAGCGGCTTTGCGCACTCCTCTCGCGGAGTGGTGCGCGCGAGTAGCAGGCATTTGGCGGCTTGTTGCGCCTTGGTGTTCCAGATCTTCTTGCCGTTGATGATCCAGCGCGAGCCGTCGCGTCGCGCGAATGTTCGAATGCGCGAAGTGTCGGTGCCCGCGTCGTCTTCGGTGACGCCAAAGGAAACGTGAAGTTCGCCACTAGCGGTGGGTGGCAGGTAGCGCCGCTTCAGTTCTTCGGAGCCGTGGTGGATGACCGGACCCATGCCGAAGATCGAGATGTGGAGTGCGGAGGCAGCATTCTGCACACCCGCGCTATGCGCGACCGCCCCCAGTAGCAC from bacterium encodes:
- a CDS encoding acyl-CoA/acyl-ACP dehydrogenase is translated as MDFTFDPELENIRHEANRLASQFDDDYWREKEEKHEFPWDFYNSFAKQGWIGIIVPEEYGGAGMGITHAAVLLGAVAHSAGVQNAASALHISIFGMGPVIHHGSEELKRRYLPPTASGELHVSFGVTEDDAGTDTSRIRTFARRDGSRWIINGKKIWNTKAQQAAKCLLLARTTPREECAKPLHGMTLFLIDLDPKHIEIRPIDKCGRNAVNSNELFIHDLPVDDADVVGEVGQGFRCLLDGLNPERIVLAAESVGIGRQALDKAVHYAKERVVFDRPIGMNQAIAHPLADSYSELEAAELLWQKAAWAFDGGQNVGPLANMAKLRASEAAFRACDRAVQTFGGMGYAKECNVERYWRESRMSRIAPISNEMILNFVSEHVLGLPRSY